The genomic segment ACGATGAAGAGCTTCGAGAGGCGCAATCGCTGACAGAAATGGGACAGATTCATTTGTTTGGCTCACGCCTTCCACGGCGAGAACATTGGCGACTCTACAAAGCCTGCCGACCTCGGACAAGCTTTCTCGACATCGAAACAACCGGCGCATCGCCGGAATCAGGAGAGGTGACTGTCGTTGGGCTTCATCACGGAGGAAACACGACAAGCTTGGTTCGTGGCGAAACTCTGACGACCGAGCGGTTGCAGACGGAGCTTGATCACTGTGACCTCCTTGTGACATTTTTCGGATCCGTCTTTGATGTCCCCTATCTCCGTGCTAAGTTTCCTGATCTCCGGTTTCCCACACTGCACTTCGACCTCTGTTTTGCCGCCCGTCGGCTTGCGTTACGTGGAGGACTGAAACACATCGAACAAGAACTGGGCATCGAGCGCAACCGGACCATCAGCGGTCTCGACGGATTGGATGCGGTCCGCCTATGGTTCCTGTGGCGAGGAGGGGACATGATCGCTCGTGATACGCTCTTGACCTACAATCGGGCGGATACCGAAAACCTCGTACTCCTTGCCGATCGCTTCTATGAGGACATGATGTCACGGTTTGGCCCTTCCTCATTGTCGATCACCCTTCAACCGGCCTATTCCCAATGAGCAGCTGGATCGGCGTCGGTCGGAGCGAGATCGGACACGTGCGCACCCTGAACCAGGATGCGTTCGCCGTCCTCGATGAGGTGGGTGTCTGGGCCGTCGCGGATGGAATGGGTGGTCATGTTGGCGGCGAAGTCGCCGCTCAAACGGCCATTGCAACCGTACAAGCCGAAGCACGAACAACAAGCACTCTGCTTTATAACGATCAAGCATCCGCTGTGGAGGTGTTAACAGACCTAATCAGCCAAGCGCATGACGCGATTCTCAATCAGGTTCGATCAAAATCCAAGCTGAAAGGGATGGGCACGACCATCGTGCTACTGGCGATCGTCTCCGGCCCCGCCCCGCTTGCCTATCTCGCCCATGTCGGCGACAGTCGTGCCTATCGGTTTCGATCCGGCACGTTGACCCCTCTAACCAAAGACCATACGTTGATCGAAAAATACCTGGAACGCGGTATCCTCACGGTAGAAACGGCGAAGACTCATCCAGAACGACATGTGTTAACACGTGCCTTGGGGGTCGGCTCGACGATGAAACCTACCGTCACGGCCCTTCCCCTACTCCCTGAGGACCTGGTCCTGCTTTGCTCGGATGGGCTGACCAAGATGTTAGAGGACGAAGAGATCCGTACCGTGGTCGCTGCGGGCGAGCTCGACCCAACTCATGTCTGCAACCGCCTCGTCACCGCAGCACTCGATCGGGGAGGTGAAGATAACGTCACTGTGGTAGTGGTCGCGCCTCATTACTCCTGACTCTACTTCGTTATTGACAAGGCTCACCAGCCCGTGTAGTTTTTCTCGACATCTCACCCATTACTTGTACGGAGTCCTATGATAATTCGATCGAGGTCTGCAGTGTGCTGGAGTCTCCTCCTCGCTGCAGGTATGGCTACGACTGCACTGGCAGCCGAACCTTCTGACCCGGAGTCGACCATTCGCCAACTGGTTCGCGCAAACGCTGAGAAGGACTTGCCAACCCTTTCCCGCTTGATGGCCCACGATGCCGACATCGTGAGTTATACCGTAGGTGGCCGCAAGTATGTCGGCTGGCCGGAGTTCGAACGGGAAATGCGCGAGGAGTTTGCCAACACGCAGAAAATAGAAACCCCCATTACGGAACTCAAGGTCTGGACGAAAGGCGATCTCGCCTGGTTTACCATGGAGATGGATTACACTCGCTATACCGGCGAGGGGTCTGCTGTGAAACGGATGGTTCTTCCCCTCCGTGAGACCGGCGTCCTGGAACGTCGTGCCGGGCGTTGGCAATTGCTGTCCTGGCACGAGTCCTTCCGATCCGCTCAGCCTGGAGGCCCACTTGCGTCGCCGTCAGCGGCAGCAGGCTCACAAAAGCTCGTCAGCACGACGGCTGCTGCCTTGCCTGATGTGAGCGGGGAATGGGATATCCTCGAAGTCGAGGATGATAAACGCTACAAAGCGACGTTAGACAAGAATGGGAACGGACCCTACACACAACAGGGTGGACGGTTCGTCACAACAAAAATTGAGAACCGACTGTGGCACGGCACCTGGCACCAACCCGGCAACGACCGCGAAGGCGGGTTTGAGGTTCTGCTTTCAGAAGACGGCACACAAGCCAAAGGAATCTGGTGGTACACACGAGTCGACACGAGAAAGAATATACCGCCAAAGGAACACGGTGGCACATACCACTGGAAAAAGGCAACATCATCGCCGGCCAGCGCCCAATGAGCCCGTTTATTTTCTCTGAGCCATACCAAGACATCGGAGTCCGGTTTATCATCACCGCTTCACTTCCTCTGGGAGGTCTTATGCGCAGGTCCCTCGTTCTTTTTATCTCTCTCTTCTTCATGATCTCATCAGCCTACGCTGATGGGGGCCATGAGCATCACGCCATTCCCACCCTCAAAAAGCAGGTGGGCTCAAAGATTACCTACGGGGAAAACACGGCGACCCTGACCTTTGGCCCCATCGATCTTCCTACAGGCCACGGCGAAGGCGATATGGGCGATTCCATGCCGCGATTCAACTTCCAGTTGCCCGAAGACAAGTATTTGATCGGATTCAAGTCGGCTCTTTCTACAGTCGATGGGAAAGAATTGCCGAGAAACTATCTGCACCATATTTTGATGATCAACAACACCAAGCCTAGCGTGTCCTGCCCTGGTGAGCCGCTCTTCTACGGTGGAGCTGGACTCGAAATGTCGGAGACACAATTCCCTGATGGATACGGCGTCCAACTTTCGGCAACCGATAAGCTCATGACGGTGGTCGCGTTCTATCACGGCGCCCCAGTCACCAAGGACGTCATCGCAACGTTTACGATGTATTTCGCCCCGAAGGCCAAACCGGTCAAAGCAATGGATGTCTATCAAGTTGGCGTCAACATCGTCTGTTTTACCAAGTTCGGTGATCGCCCTGCCGATCAGACAGACGAAGGAATTGAAATCGGTCCGGGTGTCCAAGTCCGCACGGCTCCACTGAAGTTCAGCATGGACGGCTGCGTCAAATACGCGTATCCGCACGGCCACGATGAATTGCTCCTGATCGCTTTGGAAAATAAGACCAAGAAACAGACCCTTCTCCGGACTATTCCGGATGCCGAGCGCGATGGAACACTTCGGGAATTCCTACCCCATCAAGTCTATAAAGACGGCCAGGGATTCCCCATCTCCAAAGACGAGGACTATGAGATGGTGATGGTCTACCACCATGCTCTAGAAAAAACTGAAGCCCAACATGGGATGGGCAATTATCTGCTGTATATGACGCCAGGTGCCTGCTCGGAAAAGGGCAAGACTGCCGCGGCGCATTGATCTCCCCTTGCAGGCCTGCCGACAAGAACATTCGGCAGGCCTGCAAGCGGTCCGCAGTTTCCCTACCGTCCAAAATTGTCCATTCAAACAGCCCGTAACCACCCTTCCCCTACGAAAGAACCGGCCACCAGCCTGGGTTTCTCGTCACCACTTGTGATATCACAATCACTCTGTCTGTACTAACGTAGCAAGCAGTATTTTGTAGCTGAGTTGCTTGATTGGCACGCGGCAGCAACATGCAGCAGCCCCGTTGGATGACCTCCCTGACCGCAGACTTGCCCACAAACACAGGAATCGGCCATGCCGCAGAGTGAGCCTGTTACCATCCTCCTCGTCAATGCGATCGCCGAGGAAATCAAACTGGCCACGCGCACCCTCAGAAGATTCTTCCCAAACTGCCGCGTCGACGCAGTCTACACCGTGGAGGAAGCGCTTCAGTGGGGACCTCGGGCATCATGGCAGCTCATCGTAATCGATGAGGATGTGATCGCCCAGCACGTTGGGCCCATTTTCTCGGAACTGAAGCGGCTTGTTCCCTATACCACGCTCGTGCTGCAAACGGATCATAGCGACTCTACCACCGCCTTGAATGCGCTTCAGTCGGGTGCAGATATTATCCTCTACAAGAAATCACCAGGTTTTCTCGAGGAACTGGTCTTGTCCATAAGAGGTGCGCTCGAAACACGTGCCATCCGCATGACGCTCAAACAGACACAGGAACGTCACGACCGTCTCATCGATATCCTCAGCGATGGATTATACGAACTCGATGTGGATGGACGATTCGTATCTCTAAGCCCGCTCGTCACCGACATGCTGGGCTACAGGCAGGACGAGTTACTCGGCATTCTCTACACCGCCGTCGTACCGTCTGATCAACAAGCTCTCGCGCATCATCGTTTCAATGACCGTAGAACAGGGCCGCGAGCAGCCCAGCGCATGGAAATCGACCTCCTCCGCAAGACCTCCGCTGACACACCAGCCCACACCCGAGTCAGAGCCGAGATCAGCGCGAGGGGACTGTACGATGTGAATCACCGGTATCTTGGAACGCTGGGTCTGATGCGCGATATCTCACAACACCACCGGCAGACCAAGACCATCCACCAGCTTGAGCATCAACTTCGTGAGTCCGATCAACTTCTCGCTATTGCACTGCGCGTGTCAACCTTATCAAAAACTCTGCATGCCCCCCACCGTGCGATTCAAGCCCAATCTCAACTCCTGCTCAAAACCATCCGTGATGCGCATCTGATAGAACAAGTCGATTCGCTTGCGACGTACGCTGCTGAAGCCATTCATCTAGGAAGCGAACTCATCCAGACCGCGACGGACATCGTTATCCGCCGAGACACCATCAACGACATCATCGAAGCCGTCCTGACCTCCGCTCAACCTCCCCTCACAAACACCGATTGGATTGAACGGGCATATGGACAGAATCTTCCGCCTTACGCCGGAAGCCTCGACTCCATAGTGGATCTCGTGGGCATGCTCCTCTCACATGCCCACCGCTATATGGCGGCTATGGGAAACCCACATCGACTACGAGTCAGTACCAGGATCAGCCCATCCGGATCCCCTATAGATCAAGAAACAGACCCGATTCGACAAGCGACGGCCACCGAATTCGAAATTCACATCCAAGAAACTGACATCATGGTTGAGGTTGAGGAACCGACCCTGCAAGCAACAACCGGTGATCTCTTTGCGGCCTATGCAGTAATCAGACAGCTCGGAGGCCGTTTGGATTTTCAGGCCCCGATCAACGGTTTCTTGTCGATCAAGGTGTGGATTCCGGTGGAACCACCTCCCTTACTGGACAGTCCCACTGTCCCTGTACCCTCCGTGTTTTCTTCGGCAGGCGGCGCAGTCGAACGGAATGTCGAGGCGATTTTTCAGACTGCAGCACACACCTTGCCGCCCACACCCCTCTCCTTCACCCAATCAACGAAGCCTTTGCCTGAGCGCCGCAAATACATTCGGACGGTCGTCACCCTGCCAGCACGCGTTACCATTGGTAATAGGCTACATGAAGGTATCATGGTCGATCTGAGCCCAAGCGGAGCCTCGTTGGAGGTCAACGGTGCACTTCCATCATTCGAGCAACAGCCCGTCTACCTGCTCCTGAAAACAGTCGTGAGCATGGTGGAACTAGATGCCACCGCGTATAACCGAGGAGCCCCACCCAGACAAGCCGGCATCGAGCGGCAAGCGTCCCGTCTTGCACTCGAGTTCAAGGCAGTCGATGAGAACCACCGAAAGATCCTCGCGTCGTTTATTGACGCAGCGCATGTACGCGCACTGACCATAACGGTCGAAGCTCAGCTGCCATCAATGGATAGGGCTGGTGACCTTGCAGCACCCTTTACCGTGACGGGACTACCAGGCACGGAAGCTCGTGAGACCGTGAGAGTTCAAGTCGCGCTGCGGGTCCACATTGAAACTTCTAACGTTGCAGCCGGACGTCTGTTGGGCCTCGTCACCAACTTTAGCAGAGGTGGTGTATGCCTGCTCACAGAGCCGTTCCTGAAAATGACTGACGAGGTAGTTGCACTTCACTTTCCTTCGATCAGCACTCGTACTCAACCAACGCAACAGAAGCCAGAAACACCAGACGCGATTCTGATCGGCCGCATTGTCCATCTGGCGCCTGATGCGACCGCTCCATCCGAGCTAACACCAGGTCTATCACAGCCGAGACAGCGCATCGGCATCCGTTTTTCCCAACTGACGCCGTTTGCAGAACGGGAAATCAACCGCGTGATTGCACAACACATCGGCTCTTCCCTAGACGTTGCCAATCTGGACAGCCAACCAGTGATCGTCAGCGACAGATGGGAATGCCGGAATACACACGGTCAAGCTATTGCAGTGACGGCCGACCATGCTCGCCATCACATATCACCCGACACCCCGATCGTGATCGTGATTCCGGGATTCGGATCGACCCAAACTGATTACGTCCCACTCTCGTTTCACCTCGCTGCCAACTATCTGCGCGTGCTTCGCTATGACCACTCGAACCATGTCGGCCACAGCGAGGGCAGTGTCCTACACATCACTCTAAGCAGCTTACAGACTGATCTCCAGAGCGTTCTGGACCTTGTCCACACCACATGGCCCGCCGCTCCAGTCACGCTCCTCGCCGAGGATATTACTGCGCGAGTGGCAATCAAAGTTACGGCACAAAGCACAGCGGCTGATCGGCTTTTCTTGTTGAATCCTGTCCTCGATCTAGAAACCGCTCTGTCTACCATCACTGGCACCAATGTCATTGAAACCTACCGACAAGGCCATCGTCGGGGCGTGGTCAATCTCTGGGGCCTCAATGTCGACTTCGACAAGTTTGTCGGCGATGCAATCACTGGAGGGTATATCGACTTATCCTCGTTACCGACAAACCTCGCTCAACTCGTGACTCCGCCAATTATTCTCGCCTCTCCCCGAAAGAACCGTCCCATTGAAGACATCTTCGGCCCTCAACATGAGCCTGTTCGTGCCATGGAAGCCGCCCCACCCGTTGTATCGCTGCCGGCCGACCTGTCTGGAGAATCCTGCGACGACGATCGTCGTACCGAAGCCTTCGAGATAATCTTGCAGTTGATCTCAACTCCCCTGATCGACAGTCTTCCCTTGGCTCAGAGCCAGGAATCGAACCACCGCGAGGTGCATCAGCAACGGCAGTTGGAGCATGAGCGCATCCGCCTTCGATACCACGTCTCGCAGGCCACACGTAGCGCCCTGTGGGGGGCTCATTTGGCCCACCTGCCTGAACTCGAACGCTTGCCGAACTATGAGGGCATGACGAATGACCTGTATCGACAGCTTCTTCCCCTTGAACCAGGCAAGACTGTCCTCGATATCGGCTGCGGCCAACGACACTTCGCCCGTCTCATGTTGACCAATCAGGCCTATCGGTTGGCGCATCACAGCAAACGGACGACCGTCCCTCTCCGCTACGTCGGGTTGGAGCAATCGCATGAATCGCTTAGACTTGCAGAACAGCAGTTCCATACATTCGCTAAGGAACTGCCCGGCACGCTCAGGGCTGCCGTCCCAACTGCTCAATTGGTAACAACAAGCTGGATGCGCACAGACTGGAATGCACCGCTTCCTTTCACCAACGGATCGATTGAGCGCATTCTCTGCCATCTCTCGCTCTCCTTCACGTCCTCACCCCTTCATTGCCTCAAACAGATGCTCCGCGTCTTGCATCTGGACGGAACGGTCGTCGTGACCTGTCTTCAACCGCACACTGACCTCTCGACACTGTTTCGCCGCCACCTGCTCGCCAAAGACCACGATGAATTTGGGTCTCCGGCTCAGATCGTCCTTCACTATCTCGGCCGTCTGCGTGAAGCCATTTGCCATGGCTTATTGCATGTCTATGAGCGGGATGAGTTGTCCCGTCTACTGGCTCATGCAGGTGCGGGCCCAGTCCAGTTTTTCACTGTCCTCGACAACCAACTTCTACTCGCCGTTGTACGGAAGACCAAATCTGCTGGGTAAAACAGTCTTTCGGGTGTATACTTCAAACCTAGTGATGATACGTAGACTCGTTTCCACCACAACGAACTACGCGGACGGATACAACTTCGCGCACCACACTCATGACAGATCATGCCGCTCCTCAATCGAACCCTAATCAGCCAGGCACAGCTTCACTGCAACGACTTACGAAGTTCGCACGGGACATAGGGCACCCGACAAGCCTTCCCATCATCGCAGAACGGATTCTTTCTGGCCTCTCTGACGCATCCCGGCACCCTCTAGGGCTACTGTATCTGCTTGATCGTGAGCGAGAATGTTTTCGCCTGGTGAATGTACCCACGCCGACCTCTTTAATAGCCGCGCCTCTCGTCGTTCCTCTCAAGCACCCCCTCGTTCAACAACTGGCTGATCGCAAGGACATCCTCAACTCGTCCCTGCTGGCCGACTCCCTACGCACGACATTGCTGGATAACACAGCAGATGCCCAGTTCGCCACACCTCCCATTAATCTGGCCATCCCGCTGCTGAATCAAGGTCGGTTGATCGCTTTCGTCGTCCTCCAATCTCAAAAAGAATCCACGATCATCCCTTCCGATACCCTTGAACTACTGACCGCGATGGCCCAGAGCGCCGCCAATGCGCTCGACTCTTTCCTATTGTACGAAGACCTTCGGCAATCTCAGGTCCTCATGCGGCGAACTGATCGACTGCGTTCTTTAGAAACCATTGCAGGGGGCTTCGCGCATGAAATCAGAAACCCCTTGACGTCGATCAAGACGTTCATCCAACTGGCTCCAGAACGGAAGGATGACAGTCAGTTCATCGGAGAATTCAGCCGCATTGTGCTCGAGGACGTCAATCGGATTGAGCGGTTGATTCAGGAGATTCTCGACTACGCTCGATATATGGAACCTCAGTTGACCGATGAAGATCTGAATGAAATCGTCTCGTCGTGCCTGTACTTCATCCAAGTGAAGGCAGACAGCCGCGGGATCAAGATTGAAAAAGATTTGGCATCGGAGCTTCCTCGTGGCATGTTAGATCGGCAGCAAATCAAACAGGTTCTCTTAAACCTGCTCTTGAATGCGATGGATGCCATCGGCGACAAAAGTGGAACTCTTCGAGTACGAACCACTCGACTCGCAAAAGTGGGCGGTGAGATGTGGATGCAGATACAGATCGAGGATACAGGGCACGGCATCTCCGCTGAAAACCTTGACCACATCTTCGATCCTTTCTTTACCACGAAATATGCGAGTACCCTAAACGAAGGAACTGGTTTGGGACTGACCATTGCTCATCAGATCGTTCGGGAGCATCGAGGAGAGATTCAAGTGCAGAGTACGGAAGGAAGTGGAACAACCTTCCTCATCAATCTTCCCTCCCATCAAGGTTAGAACGTAAGGAGTGCATGTGGAAAGTTTGGCTGTTAGGAAACGGGTTCTGCTGATCGATGACGATCCCCGAGTCCGTGCCTCCCTCAAAATGGTTCTCGAACCAATCTATGACATTCTCCAGGCCGGTGATGCTCAAGAGGGTCTCGATGTGTTTCGAAAAGATGAACCCAACCTCATCCTCCTTGATGTCATTCTCCCGGGAACCGACGGCCTCACAGTGCTTCAAACGCTCCGCATGGAGAGCAAGATGACTCCTGTCATCATGCTCACAGGTACCAAATCTGTCAAAACAGCCGTCGATGCCATGAAGTTCGGCGCTGCTGACTATCTCTCAAAACCATTCGACGTCGATGAACTCCGTATCATCATCGATCGCGTCCTGAACTCTTCTGAATTAGAGCGAGAAGTGAAGCAGTTGCGGGCTCAAGTCGTCCAGCGCTATGCCTTCCATAATCTGATCGGCAAAAGCCAGGTCATGCAGGAGATCTACTCAAAAATCGAGCAGGTCGCCGATAGCCGCACCACGGTACTCATTACTGGAGAAAGTGGCACAGGAAAGGAATTAGTCGCAAAAGCCTTGCACTACAACAGTTCCCGACGCGAGCGCCCCTTCATTGCCCTGAACTGCGCCGCGTTGCCTGAAACGCTCATAGAAAGCGAACTCTTTGGCCATGAAAAAGGGTCGTTCACGGATGCCACAGCCCGACGCGTCGGACAGTTTGAATTGGCGAACACCGGAACGCTGTTCCTTGACGAAATCGGTGACTTGAGTCCGATCACGCAAGCGAAGCTCCTGCGTGTCATCCAAGAGCGCGAATTTACGAGAATCGGGGGAGTTCAGCCAATCAAGGTCGATGTCCGCATCGTGACAGCGACGAACAAGAATCTTGATGACCTTGTTCGAAAATCGCAGTTTCGAGAAGACCTCTACTACCGCATCAATGTCATTGCGCTCGTTCTCCCCCCACTCCGTGAACGCGGCGAGGATATTCCCCTCCTGGCCAAGCATTTCCTCGAGAAACGGCTGGACGAGGAACGACGACCTCGTATCGAATTCGGAAAAGAAGCATTGGAGCTTCTGACTCGATATTCTTGGCCTGGCAATGTTCGCGAGTTGGAAAACTTCGTCGAGCAGGCGTTCATCTGGTCCCAAAATGCGACACAAATCACTCCAGAGCATTTGCCGACTCTAATCAAGAATGACTCTCGTTCAACATCGCTTCGAGACGATACCCTCGCC from the Nitrospira sp. genome contains:
- a CDS encoding exonuclease; amino-acid sequence: MLTSSFIFLPGVGPVTERRWWQEGLLDWQSFLDRPSVAGLSEQRKTWYDEELREAQSLTEMGQIHLFGSRLPRREHWRLYKACRPRTSFLDIETTGASPESGEVTVVGLHHGGNTTSLVRGETLTTERLQTELDHCDLLVTFFGSVFDVPYLRAKFPDLRFPTLHFDLCFAARRLALRGGLKHIEQELGIERNRTISGLDGLDAVRLWFLWRGGDMIARDTLLTYNRADTENLVLLADRFYEDMMSRFGPSSLSITLQPAYSQ
- a CDS encoding Stp1/IreP family PP2C-type Ser/Thr phosphatase, whose protein sequence is MSSWIGVGRSEIGHVRTLNQDAFAVLDEVGVWAVADGMGGHVGGEVAAQTAIATVQAEARTTSTLLYNDQASAVEVLTDLISQAHDAILNQVRSKSKLKGMGTTIVLLAIVSGPAPLAYLAHVGDSRAYRFRSGTLTPLTKDHTLIEKYLERGILTVETAKTHPERHVLTRALGVGSTMKPTVTALPLLPEDLVLLCSDGLTKMLEDEEIRTVVAAGELDPTHVCNRLVTAALDRGGEDNVTVVVVAPHYS
- a CDS encoding DUF4440 domain-containing protein, which translates into the protein MIIRSRSAVCWSLLLAAGMATTALAAEPSDPESTIRQLVRANAEKDLPTLSRLMAHDADIVSYTVGGRKYVGWPEFEREMREEFANTQKIETPITELKVWTKGDLAWFTMEMDYTRYTGEGSAVKRMVLPLRETGVLERRAGRWQLLSWHESFRSAQPGGPLASPSAAAGSQKLVSTTAAALPDVSGEWDILEVEDDKRYKATLDKNGNGPYTQQGGRFVTTKIENRLWHGTWHQPGNDREGGFEVLLSEDGTQAKGIWWYTRVDTRKNIPPKEHGGTYHWKKATSSPASAQ
- a CDS encoding PAS domain S-box protein, which codes for MPQSEPVTILLVNAIAEEIKLATRTLRRFFPNCRVDAVYTVEEALQWGPRASWQLIVIDEDVIAQHVGPIFSELKRLVPYTTLVLQTDHSDSTTALNALQSGADIILYKKSPGFLEELVLSIRGALETRAIRMTLKQTQERHDRLIDILSDGLYELDVDGRFVSLSPLVTDMLGYRQDELLGILYTAVVPSDQQALAHHRFNDRRTGPRAAQRMEIDLLRKTSADTPAHTRVRAEISARGLYDVNHRYLGTLGLMRDISQHHRQTKTIHQLEHQLRESDQLLAIALRVSTLSKTLHAPHRAIQAQSQLLLKTIRDAHLIEQVDSLATYAAEAIHLGSELIQTATDIVIRRDTINDIIEAVLTSAQPPLTNTDWIERAYGQNLPPYAGSLDSIVDLVGMLLSHAHRYMAAMGNPHRLRVSTRISPSGSPIDQETDPIRQATATEFEIHIQETDIMVEVEEPTLQATTGDLFAAYAVIRQLGGRLDFQAPINGFLSIKVWIPVEPPPLLDSPTVPVPSVFSSAGGAVERNVEAIFQTAAHTLPPTPLSFTQSTKPLPERRKYIRTVVTLPARVTIGNRLHEGIMVDLSPSGASLEVNGALPSFEQQPVYLLLKTVVSMVELDATAYNRGAPPRQAGIERQASRLALEFKAVDENHRKILASFIDAAHVRALTITVEAQLPSMDRAGDLAAPFTVTGLPGTEARETVRVQVALRVHIETSNVAAGRLLGLVTNFSRGGVCLLTEPFLKMTDEVVALHFPSISTRTQPTQQKPETPDAILIGRIVHLAPDATAPSELTPGLSQPRQRIGIRFSQLTPFAEREINRVIAQHIGSSLDVANLDSQPVIVSDRWECRNTHGQAIAVTADHARHHISPDTPIVIVIPGFGSTQTDYVPLSFHLAANYLRVLRYDHSNHVGHSEGSVLHITLSSLQTDLQSVLDLVHTTWPAAPVTLLAEDITARVAIKVTAQSTAADRLFLLNPVLDLETALSTITGTNVIETYRQGHRRGVVNLWGLNVDFDKFVGDAITGGYIDLSSLPTNLAQLVTPPIILASPRKNRPIEDIFGPQHEPVRAMEAAPPVVSLPADLSGESCDDDRRTEAFEIILQLISTPLIDSLPLAQSQESNHREVHQQRQLEHERIRLRYHVSQATRSALWGAHLAHLPELERLPNYEGMTNDLYRQLLPLEPGKTVLDIGCGQRHFARLMLTNQAYRLAHHSKRTTVPLRYVGLEQSHESLRLAEQQFHTFAKELPGTLRAAVPTAQLVTTSWMRTDWNAPLPFTNGSIERILCHLSLSFTSSPLHCLKQMLRVLHLDGTVVVTCLQPHTDLSTLFRRHLLAKDHDEFGSPAQIVLHYLGRLREAICHGLLHVYERDELSRLLAHAGAGPVQFFTVLDNQLLLAVVRKTKSAG
- a CDS encoding sigma-54-dependent Fis family transcriptional regulator — its product is MVLEPIYDILQAGDAQEGLDVFRKDEPNLILLDVILPGTDGLTVLQTLRMESKMTPVIMLTGTKSVKTAVDAMKFGAADYLSKPFDVDELRIIIDRVLNSSELEREVKQLRAQVVQRYAFHNLIGKSQVMQEIYSKIEQVADSRTTVLITGESGTGKELVAKALHYNSSRRERPFIALNCAALPETLIESELFGHEKGSFTDATARRVGQFELANTGTLFLDEIGDLSPITQAKLLRVIQEREFTRIGGVQPIKVDVRIVTATNKNLDDLVRKSQFREDLYYRINVIALVLPPLRERGEDIPLLAKHFLEKRLDEERRPRIEFGKEALELLTRYSWPGNVRELENFVEQAFIWSQNATQITPEHLPTLIKNDSRSTSLRDDTLAGRMSLEKAVMEFEREIILDALKRTNYVQTHAANLLGISRRMLKYRMDTLSIGRPDNSSTQEPDLPIQE